One genomic region from Balaenoptera acutorostrata chromosome 1, mBalAcu1.1, whole genome shotgun sequence encodes:
- the ZNF644 gene encoding zinc finger protein 644 isoform X6 — translation MLIRQNQALDCKQKKSRSRSGSKKKMLTLPHGADEVYILRCRFCGLVFRGPLSVQEDWIKHLQRHIVNANLPRTGAGMVEVTSLLKKPASITETSFSLLMAEAAS, via the exons cTTTAGATTGTAAACAAAAGAAATCAAGGTCAAGATCCGGAAGCAAGAAGAAAATGCTAACATTACCTCATGGTGCTGACGAGGTTTACATTCTCCGATGCAG GTTTTGTGGCCTAGTCTTTCGTGGACCACTGTCTGTTCAGGAAGACTGGATTAAGCACTTACAACGACACATTGTAAACGCTAATCTTCCACGGACTGGAGCTGGCATGGTGGAAGTCACATCACTACTCAAAAAGCCTGCCTCCATTACAGAAACTTCATTTTCTCTACTAATGGCAGAAGCAGCTTCATAG